In Ruficoccus amylovorans, the DNA window CCATGGAATCGCCGGGCTCCTGGCCGGTTTTGAGCAGCATTTTATCCTGATGGGAGTTGCCAAGACGATCATTTCGGATCGTGGTGATGCTGTTTTCCGGCAGTGGCATCACACCGGACTTTTCATAGAGATCGACATCCAGAAACAGCGGATAATCCACCTCCTGGATATCCCAATATCTGCCATAGTCCGAGTACCTCGCCTCGTAGGCACGGTAGAGCTTGCGGGCGCCACCGGCGAAGTGCGGGTCCTGGTAGATACTGGCCGCGTATTCGAAGAGATTGATCCAGCGGATAAGCGGAGCGGGGTGAAAATAATCGTCGCCCCACTCCGGCATGAAACCTTCCGGAGAAATCATGTACAGGTACTTTTCAAAGGCGTTATGAAACTGATCGCTCTGGAAATCGTCTTCCACGCCCAACTGCTGGGCCAGCAGAACAATGCCAGCGAAGCCCAACGAACTGTAGTTACCGGAGTTTTCGTCCAGATCACCGACTTCGCATACCATCTCCCAATATCCTTCCATCGCGTCTTCCAGCTCGTGCATCCGTCGGTCATTCGGATACATCTTGAGCAAGGCTGCTGCACCGGCCAGCGGGACCGTCACGCGGTTTGAGTGAGAGCGACTGTTCGCCAGGCCAGTCCCCCACTCGATGGTATCGGCGACCATCACTTCGAAATCTGCGTCCCACTCCGCTTTGAACGCATCAGCTTCTTTCAGCATGCGCGCGGAAATCATCATGGGCTCCATCAGAAAGCAATCCGTACGGTGAATGTTGCGGTTGTTGGATGCCGCCCTCAACTCCATGCTCCAGGCGAGTCCTTTCCCAAAAAACGCCTGCGCGATCTTGATGTATTCAGGATTCTGCGTGCGCGCGTAGAGCATCATCGAGAGCTCGGAGCATTTAAAGAGATCGAAGGGGCGGCGTGCTTTCAGCTCCGTGAAGCTTTTCTGCTCAAAGGGCTTTACCGCATCCTCCCACCCGTATTTGCGGATATTTGCATCCAGAATCTGTTCGTACTTTTGGATGTAGTCCGGCAGCGGATACGACTCCCCTGCTTCATTCGCACGGCAACTGAGACAACTCATGAGCACGGGAAGCAAGACAGACACAAAAACGATAGAGTGGATGCGCATATTCACGGGGTTTAACATTTGAGGTATTACTTGTGACACGGCGAATTACTCTGACTCTGGGTAATGAGCCGGAGGCACCATATTCTCCGGGACATAGGGTGACTGCCAGTAGGCACTACGACGCCGGAAACGCAGGTCGGATGTCTGCGGCCACCAGTTCAGCCAACTCCTGGGATCACTGCTGACAGAGATGCTTTTAGGCCCCTCGCCGTTTTGATTAACCGACGAAATCGCGTATTCATAAATCGTTACACCTGACATATCCCGTCCGGCATTCTCTGCATCACCCGGAAGCGGGTATTCCTGAACAACCCCAGTTGCCGCAACATCCACACAGGTGTTACTAAGCGCATCCTGAACCAGCGTCCACTGTTCAGTCCCCTGTTTTCGGCGATAAAGGCGGTAGGAGCTCGCCCCCAGCACCTCCCCCCAGCTAAGCGCCACCTGATCGTTGCCCAGATCAAGCGTAAGCCCGTCGGGAGGGAGAAGCGGCTGGTCGCTCACGTACAAAGGATAAGCCGGAGAGGGCTTCGCGCTGCGTTGACCGTTCAGGGAGATCGCTCGCAAATGCACTTTCTCCCGGTTAGTTAAACCATCGATTCGATGGCTGCCCTGTGGGGCATCCACATCGAAGGTCACGAGCGGCTGCCAGCTCTGCGTATTATCTGTGCTGATTTCCAGGCGTATCTGTTTCGTACCGGCGCCGGCCTGCCAGAAGACATCCGCCCCGCCGCTAAAGTTCTCCGTGCGCACAATGCTGCTGCGCATGGGCTGGACGGTATCTTTGGTCAGCTCCCATTGGTGAGCCCCTGCCGGCAGGTCAACCGTCAGCAAGGTACCCTGCCGTTTGACGGGGACCAGCTCCGCGTCGATATAAAACTTTACCGAAGGAGTCAGCCGATTGCCGCGGATTTGTAGTTGTCCGCCTTCAGGGCTGGAAAATTGCCCCTGTGCCGACGCAGGGTCGGAGGAAATAAGGCTGATACCGATATCCGGACGATCGACCTCCAGCATAAAGCCGTTTGAGCCGATCTTTTTACTCTGCACCATGGCCATTTCCAGAGTATCTCCCCCATGCCGGATCACTCCGGCTTTACCGTCAAAGACATCGCGTCCCATCTGATAGATGACGCCGTTTTCGTTTCGGAAAACCGTGTCGTCACTGGCGGCTGTTTTGACCTGATAGACCCCATCGGGCAAGGAAGTGCCTCGGGCGTTTCGATACCCCTTGATGCTGGGCTCCTCCAGATATGGCAGATCCACAGCCGTGAGGTTCTTGACCTCGACATCGTCCTTGGGAGTTACCAGCACACGGCTGCTACCAACAAACTGCCGCTCAAAGCCTTTGCTCGATGGCGTCCGAACCTCTGTCCAATGGTCTTGGCGGACCATCATCGGCTTGAGGAACACCAAATGGGGAAATTCCGCATCCTTGGCGGTAAACCAGGTGAAACGACTCTCTGTGCCGCTCAGCACCTCATCGCTGAGGATAAAGTAATCGGTGCCGACCATGAATACATTCCGACTCTGGTACTCGGGCCAGGAATAGGCGCCCTCGCCCTTGCGCGGGGTGAGCTCGGCAAACTGTGCCACCCCGAGGTCGTAGAGTGGTTTCTCCAGCAGGTTCATCCCGATAGAACGAAACGCACCGTCTTTCATCACGCCGAAAGTCGTCACTCCGTCCGTATCGTCCATCGTACGATCGCCCGCACTCTCGCGCTCATGCCCGGTAAAGAGTTTACCCTGTGCAAAGAAATACAGGCTGCCGCTGGCCCCCTCACCGGCATTACCCCAGCGATAATTCGGACCGCGGTCCACCTGCTCCATATGGAGCGAGAGCTCGTCCGGCGCTCCAACACCGGCTCGCAGCACGATACCATGCCCGGTGTATTTAGTGGAGGTCAGCTCAGGCGGTGTCCCTTGCATATCCCAGTTGAGAATCTTCTGCTCGACCCCCAGCCAATCGGCGTGTCCGGAGTGGTTTTCATAGTCCTGATTAATTCTATCAATCCAGAGCAAATGCTCGCCCAGCATAGGCTTGTATCGAAGCATCATGTTCCCCAGCAGCCACACGACAGAAGGCGGCTCGATGCCGGTGCCGGACCCATGCGCACCGTGGGCGGGATACTGACGCTTGAAGCCCAGCTCGGGGTCCAGAGGGTCGCCCGGCTCCCAACTCTCAGAGATAGGCGGAGGCGCCTTTTGGTTACGGAAATCCTGACGCCAGAACGGATCGGGGTTATAGACCGGAGCCGAAAGCATATCCACCAGCCATTGGCCGCGAGAGGCCATCCAGGGATTCGCCCAGCGGTTTTTGCCATCGGTCAGGAGACCCGCCACCAGTGAAAATGAAAGTGGCCTCAAGTCCGCCCAGTTGTAAGTGCCAAGGCTTTCGGTCCAGCGCCCGCCGTTGCTGTTTAAGCCAGGCACTTCTGGGCGGGTAAAGAAACGGCTCGTCAGCCTGACGCTTTGTTCGTAGTAATCCCGCCACTCCTGCGACATAGGATGAGCCGGGAAAAGATAGGCCATCTGCATCGGCACGCACCAGCCGTCCGCGGCCATATTGGGTGCGCCCGCCAGCGCGCTGCGGATCGGGTGCATGCCCTCCCCTTCTGTGATGTAGCCAGCAGCCAGCATCAGCGCATCGACACGCTTACGCTGCTCCGGCGTAAACTGGGACTGCAGGCGATTGTAAGCATCTGTCACCCAGCCATAGACGAAACGATGCTGAATCGAATTGATGCCCGGCCAAGTATTGAGCCCCAAGGGATAAAAGACAAAGCTCGAACGAAAGAGAAAATCCTCGAACTGCTCGGGAGTCTTGATTTTACCCTCATCGAAGATCTGCTCGGGGTGCGGCTGGCCCTCGGGATATTCCAGCACCCAGTCTTTGACCTTATCCAGACAGAGAAACCCGTAGCGCGCGCGCAGCAATTGTATATAGCGCAACTGCATATCCTTGACGGAGAAGATCGCATTGGACGTGCGCCCTTTCTGCTGCACCGGCAAATAAATCTGCCGCATATTTTCCACCTCGGGCTGTTTGGTGTGCGGATCATAAAGAGCAATGCCGGTCGAGCGCGTTCCCTCCACCAGCGGCCACGTCCAGACCAGGGTGTTGTCCTGCCCGGCTTTCAGCGGTGTATTCGGGCCATAACGGAAACGCACCTGCAACAAGGTCGAGGGCTGCCAGATCGGATAAGTGCCGTCGTTCCATTTTTCATCGTCGAGCACGAAAACGCCCAATTCTTCACCGTCAGGGCCATCCTCCCAGAAAGAGATGTGAGGCGGAATTTCGCGCACACCATTGCCACCGTAGGGAGACAGGCGAAACACCATTTCCTCGCTGGGCTCTTCGTTCCATCCCGGTTCCCAGTGAGGATCCTCTTTGACGTAGGGCCTGATAATGGGCTCGGCGATGGCGGGCCATTCGACATTCGGATTCGTCGGCCCCTTCCACCACCCGGCGGCGAATCGAAAATCTGGGTCGAAGTTATCCCACTGCATTTCGACCTGTACTCCATCGGATGGCGAAATACCCGCCATGGACTCATCGAACTCGATAAAATCATAGTCGGACACGACCTTGATTGTCGCCGTATAGGTCGCGCCATCGGTGAACAGGTAGCTCAGTCGAATCTGGGCAAAGAGGTCACCGGACTGCACGACTTCAGTTGTCAAAGAGCGAACGGATTTGGCACCAGGCTCCAAAACTGAGTGACCGATCCAGCGATCCTTTTGGCGGAGAGACAAGATCGGGCCGGGGACCTGATCGTGCCGGGCAAACGTCTGCGAGTCCGGAAGACGTACTGCCAGCGTGCCCGCATTAACCTCCAGGACGCCCGCGTCTTTTGTGACGATCACGGGATGCTCAAGTTTGTTCGCGGCTATCGGGCTCGCGGCAACCGAAAGCTCGAATATGCGCTGACCACCTGAAGGCAGCTCACTGAAAAAGCTGATATGAGCAGTTCTCTCGCCTGACGCCCCTTGCTCGATGTCTGAAAGCTGAAAGGGGAGCTGACGCCCGGTGTCCAGATCCTTCAGACTGAGCACATCCACATCGACGTCTTTAGCCAGTGTGACAGGATAGGTTAACAGAGTCCTCGGCCAGGCATAGGCCGGAAAATCGATATTGTCGCTGATCTCGAAAACCTGCGGGTTCCCTTGCGAGAGAACATGCTTCGCGTCACTGGTCGGCTGGGCCGAAAGCGCTGCCAACAAGCACAAGCAGCCGATCGCTGCCGATGCGAATTGCTTAAAAAATGAGGGGCTCTGGAGTCGGTTCATCTTTTGAAAACGATGGATACGTACGTTGTCCGTCCACGATCCATCCGGAGGGGATGGGGACAGCAATACGAGTAAGATGGGTAAGCTATCGCAGCCCTCCCGCGTGGAGAGTCACAGCACAAGCAGCGGGGGATCAGAAAAACCAGCTCTGACGAGGTCCGATGAAGAACCCCGCCAGAGCCAGGTGTAAGCTCTAGCGACGGCGCTTCGCGACGGAGTAAACCGCCAGACCGATAGCAACAAGACCGCCCAGAAGGGAGCAGGATGCGTTCGGCTCAGGAATCACTGTCACCTGCAGGATTTGGCCATTGCCACCAGAGACCACTTCCCACTTCTCGACGGAGAAGCCATTGGTCAAGTTGTCGTCCAGCACCAAGCCCGAAGTCGAGATGCTGGTCGCAGTCAACAGATCATAGGTGCCGGCTTGGCCGATGAACCCGTCGGCGAAGTTGAGTTCAAGCGTAGAGTTGTTCAGTGAAGCCGAACCTGCGACCATGATTTCTTCGATGCCTGCCGCATTCAAATTGTAGGCAAGCACTGAGACCGGGCTGCTCAACTTGAAGTCCCCTCCGACATTGATGCTGTTGTCACCATCCCAGTTCCCCGTCACCTCAATGCGTCCCACAGTCGTCGCTGAGCTTGCCACTTCAAAATCACCGGTAACACTAAGAGTACCGCCGGAAATAGAATAAGTGCCGCCAACACTGGGGTTATCTCGGCCAATCTGTAGATTCTCACCGACCGTGAAGGCCCCACCGGTCTGCGTAATCAAGCCTTCACCTTTGCGCCCGATAAAAACGGACCCGTTGGTAACATTCAGGGCGCCACCACTCTGGATCGTGATCTGGCCGAAACCGGCCCCATTCACGGGGCTCAGATTAATCGCACCGGTTGAGCCCGCCGCGCCGGTCACGTTGAGCGTGCCGCCATTCTGGATGACCAGAGAACCAGCGCCGGCATATTGACGGCCGGCTTGCAGGTAAGTGATGGTCTGAGTCGTACTCAGTTGTGTTTCACCGCCTTTATCAAGATAGACGTTGTCTGCTGAAGTTGGCAAGCTACCGCCGTCCCAATTCGTGGGAACACTCCAGAGGCCCGTGCCTCCCGACCAGTAAACACTATCGGCACAGGCCGTGTTAGCAGCTATCGAGAATAGACCCGCAGACAGGATGCAAGCGATGAATGGGGTTTTATGTGTATCTTTCATGATTAATAATTTCAGGGTTAGGGTTTCAAGGTGATCAAATGAATGACAAGTAGCACTATGAGTGGGCGATCGTGCTTCCGCGCTCGACGAGTTCCGCCTCAAAAATCAGCTCCGCGGGTTCTGCGCCCTCGTCCATCTCGATAATCTTATCGAAGGCCTTTCTCCCCATCACCTCCATCGGCTGACTCATGGTGCTGAGGTCCAAGGTCTTGGTAAACGGAGCTCCGTCGTATGACAGCAAGGAAATATCCTGAGGGACGCGAATACCTATCTGATAAAGGATCGTGAGTAAACGGGCCGCCAATGAGTCATTATGAGCAAACACCGCCGTACAGGGACTTAAACGCTTTTTTAGCTCATTCAAATCCGGTTTGGAACTGATAATCACGGGCTCGTATACCTGAAGGCCTGCGGTCTTCAAAGCTCGCGTGTAACCTTCCTGGCGTTCCAGGTTTTGCCAACTGAGCATCCCCTGATGGTTATCCTCTGGTAGAGCCAGGGCGATATTTGTGTGCCCCAGAGATATCAGGTACTCAGTCCCCTTGGCAAAGCCGACCCGGTGGTCAACGCGTACTGTATTATAAATTTTCCAGCCTGGCATTTCCTGGTGAGGGAAAACAATGGTAGGCCGCTGGGTTTCTCGCAAAACATTGAGTGCATCAGAAGCAGCGTCATCCGGCTCGGACGGAAAGAGGATTGTTCCGTCAAACCCGCCCTGCTCCTTTAGTCGCTTGGCCAGCTCCAGCTCGTTTTTCGCCAAACCGAAATGCTGATAGAAAATCAGGCGCGTATTAAACTCGGTGGCGGCCATCCCCATCTCGCGGACGATACGGGAAGTCAGAGGCAGGTTTAAATCATTCACCAAGACTGCAATGGCGTTTGTCTTCACGGGAAGGCCCTTGGCGACAAAGGTCCCTTTATTGGGAATGCGGTAGAGTGTCTTTTCCTCAACCAACTTGTTCACCGCCTTGTTTGCCGTCATCAACGTGACCTCATAATCCTCCGCGATCTGGCGAACACCGGGGAGCATGCCCTCAAGCTTGCCTGAAAAAATCTGCTCCCGCAGGTCGTCAGCAATCTTAACGTATTTTGCCGCAACACGCGTTCGGGAAGGCAATTGCATTTCGCTTAAGGGGTGATTCATCGGAAATATACGGCTATTATATGGCATACGACCGTATACATTTCAAGCTTTTTTTCAGCTGACCATGGCAAGAGTGAAACACATCCTGAGCTTGGTTACCCGAAGATCACGCATCTGCTCAAAAAGGACGGCTGGGACGTAGGCAAACGGCTGGTGCAGCGTTTGCGCCAGGAGATGGGACTAAAGTGTCCGACCAAGAAGCCGCGCCTTCATCGGCGTGGTCCCTCGACGGGCTTGCCAACGAAAGCCACGCATCGCAACCATGTATGGACCTGCGACTTCGTGGCCGATCGCACGGCCAAGGGAGGCTCCATCCGCATGCTCACGGTGCTCGACGAGTTTACCCGAGAGTGCCTGTGCATCCATGTGGATCGCCACCTCAACGCCGCCAAGTGCGGGCCGTCATGAGCGAACTGATCAGCGCTTACGGCAGTCCCGAGCACATCCGCTCCGATAACGGCTCGGAGCTTATCGAGAAGAGTCTGCGGAGCTGGTACGCAGACGAGGGCATCAAGACCCTCTACATCGAGCCGGGCAGCCCTTGGCAAAACGGCTACATCGAATCCTTCAACGGACGGCTCCGAGACGAGTGCCTCAACCGTGAATGGTTTTACACCCTCACGGAGGCCCGCGTTGTCATCGAGGATTGGCGTTGGAAGTACAACAACATCCGCCCTCACCGTTCACTCGGACTGCTCACTCCGTTGGAGTTTGCTGCTAAATAAACCGCACCCGATCCCTTCAAAACCACCCCCCCAAGGCATGGGCTACACTCGGGCTACGCCCTCATTCCGCCCAAGCCTTGACACCCTCTACAACTTAACACTCAATCACATCATTAATCCGCTCAGACTAACTCTCAACGCGGTACAGTTTGCGTAGGCAGGTCACCGGTTAAAGTTCAGTTAAGGTAAAAACAGCGAATTGAGTAGCATTCAGTAGCATCCAGACAGGTTCCCTGTCGTTATCGAAGGCTATAAAAATTCACAAGTTGCGTAATATCAATAATTTAGGACAGAAAAGCCTTGGAGGTGGCGGGACGCCGCCCCGCTTACTTAACTCATTGATTAACAGCACCCACCCAATCCATCGTTTTTAGGGTCAAGATTCAGTTAAGGTATTTGAATCGTACGCAGTCGCATTCCATCACACAGGCCGCCGCACGCTTATGGATTGGTAGCCACAGATGGCAGGTTTATGTAATAGCGGGTATGCTTGCGCTCCCCTACTTTTCGAAACGCTCCCAGCTCCACCAAGCCCTGCAAATCACGCGTCGCTGTCGCACGCGAAGTCTTGGTGATGCTGATATAGTTCTCGGCACTGAACCCGCCCTTGAAACCATCGAG includes these proteins:
- a CDS encoding fibronectin type III domain-containing protein, with protein sequence MNRLQSPSFFKQFASAAIGCLCLLAALSAQPTSDAKHVLSQGNPQVFEISDNIDFPAYAWPRTLLTYPVTLAKDVDVDVLSLKDLDTGRQLPFQLSDIEQGASGERTAHISFFSELPSGGQRIFELSVAASPIAANKLEHPVIVTKDAGVLEVNAGTLAVRLPDSQTFARHDQVPGPILSLRQKDRWIGHSVLEPGAKSVRSLTTEVVQSGDLFAQIRLSYLFTDGATYTATIKVVSDYDFIEFDESMAGISPSDGVQVEMQWDNFDPDFRFAAGWWKGPTNPNVEWPAIAEPIIRPYVKEDPHWEPGWNEEPSEEMVFRLSPYGGNGVREIPPHISFWEDGPDGEELGVFVLDDEKWNDGTYPIWQPSTLLQVRFRYGPNTPLKAGQDNTLVWTWPLVEGTRSTGIALYDPHTKQPEVENMRQIYLPVQQKGRTSNAIFSVKDMQLRYIQLLRARYGFLCLDKVKDWVLEYPEGQPHPEQIFDEGKIKTPEQFEDFLFRSSFVFYPLGLNTWPGINSIQHRFVYGWVTDAYNRLQSQFTPEQRKRVDALMLAAGYITEGEGMHPIRSALAGAPNMAADGWCVPMQMAYLFPAHPMSQEWRDYYEQSVRLTSRFFTRPEVPGLNSNGGRWTESLGTYNWADLRPLSFSLVAGLLTDGKNRWANPWMASRGQWLVDMLSAPVYNPDPFWRQDFRNQKAPPPISESWEPGDPLDPELGFKRQYPAHGAHGSGTGIEPPSVVWLLGNMMLRYKPMLGEHLLWIDRINQDYENHSGHADWLGVEQKILNWDMQGTPPELTSTKYTGHGIVLRAGVGAPDELSLHMEQVDRGPNYRWGNAGEGASGSLYFFAQGKLFTGHERESAGDRTMDDTDGVTTFGVMKDGAFRSIGMNLLEKPLYDLGVAQFAELTPRKGEGAYSWPEYQSRNVFMVGTDYFILSDEVLSGTESRFTWFTAKDAEFPHLVFLKPMMVRQDHWTEVRTPSSKGFERQFVGSSRVLVTPKDDVEVKNLTAVDLPYLEEPSIKGYRNARGTSLPDGVYQVKTAASDDTVFRNENGVIYQMGRDVFDGKAGVIRHGGDTLEMAMVQSKKIGSNGFMLEVDRPDIGISLISSDPASAQGQFSSPEGGQLQIRGNRLTPSVKFYIDAELVPVKRQGTLLTVDLPAGAHQWELTKDTVQPMRSSIVRTENFSGGADVFWQAGAGTKQIRLEISTDNTQSWQPLVTFDVDAPQGSHRIDGLTNREKVHLRAISLNGQRSAKPSPAYPLYVSDQPLLPPDGLTLDLGNDQVALSWGEVLGASSYRLYRRKQGTEQWTLVQDALSNTCVDVAATGVVQEYPLPGDAENAGRDMSGVTIYEYAISSVNQNGEGPKSISVSSDPRSWLNWWPQTSDLRFRRRSAYWQSPYVPENMVPPAHYPESE
- a CDS encoding GntR family transcriptional regulator, whose translation is MNHPLSEMQLPSRTRVAAKYVKIADDLREQIFSGKLEGMLPGVRQIAEDYEVTLMTANKAVNKLVEEKTLYRIPNKGTFVAKGLPVKTNAIAVLVNDLNLPLTSRIVREMGMAATEFNTRLIFYQHFGLAKNELELAKRLKEQGGFDGTILFPSEPDDAASDALNVLRETQRPTIVFPHQEMPGWKIYNTVRVDHRVGFAKGTEYLISLGHTNIALALPEDNHQGMLSWQNLERQEGYTRALKTAGLQVYEPVIISSKPDLNELKKRLSPCTAVFAHNDSLAARLLTILYQIGIRVPQDISLLSYDGAPFTKTLDLSTMSQPMEVMGRKAFDKIIEMDEGAEPAELIFEAELVERGSTIAHS
- a CDS encoding integrase core domain-containing protein translates to MSELISAYGSPEHIRSDNGSELIEKSLRSWYADEGIKTLYIEPGSPWQNGYIESFNGRLRDECLNREWFYTLTEARVVIEDWRWKYNNIRPHRSLGLLTPLEFAAK
- a CDS encoding DDE-type integrase/transposase/recombinase gives rise to the protein MPTKATHRNHVWTCDFVADRTAKGGSIRMLTVLDEFTRECLCIHVDRHLNAAKCGPS